TTTATAGCCTGGATCTTATTTTGCTTATCAGCAATGATCTAGATCGCAGTAAATCCGTGAGATTAATTATTGACAGTTTACTTTGAACGTTTCATTACTTAAATCTAAATTTAGATAGAAATAATTTGCCTTGAGATCGACTGATATTCTAAAAATTAAGCACAAAATAAATGATCGATCGTTGAGTTCTTTATGAGCTTTCTGAGGTTGATTCTGGTGCAAGCTAAAAATAAATAAAACGATTGTGATTAAATTAACAAGATTGTTATCTAGAACCTTTGGCTACTATCACAAAGAAACGAGATCTCGATCGCTATAGCTGAAACAGTTGTTACAAAAATATTTTAATGGTTTGGATAATCTGCTAATAAGATTCAACTAAGCGATTCATCAGTTAAAATTCTGTTAACCTTTGAGCGTGGAATAGCTGATTTAAAGATTCCCCTGAAGGAACAAAAAATCAATTATCAAGGTAGCCTTTATCCCTCATCCTTCAACTATGACTAAACCCGTTCTAGATGTTCGCCATTTACAAGTCCAATTTACTACCGAAAGTAAACCTATTGTTGCCGTCGATCATCTCAACTTCCAACTTAGTAAAGGGGAAAAGTTAGGCATTGTTGGGGAGTCGGGTTCGGGTAAGTCAGTAACTTCGTTGGCGATCATGGGCTTAGTTCCTACTCCTGGGCGTATTACTCAGGGCAAGATTCTGTTTACCCCCGAAGGCAGATCGACAGTCGATCTATTACAGGTGAACGAAGCCGAACGTAGAAGCTACCGTGGCGGAGAGATCGCCATGATTTTTCAAGAACCGATGAGTGCGTTAAATCCCGTTTATGACATTGGGTTTCAACTTACAGAGGCTATTTTATTACATCAAAAGGTGTCTTCTGTTGAAGCGAGAATCAAAGCGATCGCCCTGTTACAAGAAGTTCAGCTTTTACCCAGTGATGAAGAGTTGAAACAGCAGTGTAGTCAAGAAAATCCGAACTATAGCGATCGAGAATTAACCAACTGGATCAATCGACGCAAGCAAGAAATACTCAAACGCTATCCTCATGAACTATCTGGGGGACAGCTACAGCGGGTAACAATTGCGATGGCGATTTCCTGTAATCCTGCTGTTTTGATTGCTGATGAACCTACAACAGCCTTAGATGTTACGGTTCAGGCTACTATCTTAGATTTGTTGCGTAATCTTTGCCAAGAACGAGGCATGGCTTTGATTTTTATTACCCACGATCTTGGCGTAATCGCTGAACTGGTTGATTCGGTAGCGGTAATGTATCTTGGGAAGGTAGTAGAAACAGGAAAGATTAAGTCTGTCTTTAAACAACCCCAGCATCCCTACACTAAAGGTTTGCTTGCTTGTCGCCCTCGTCTAGATCGTCGGCTGCAAACTTTACCTACAGTAGTAGATTTTATGGATGTATCTACCACCCCAGAAGGTGAAATTAAGATTACCGAGAAGCGAACAGATATAGAACATAAGCTCAATCAAGTTGTTACTGAAGCCGAACAGAAATCCAGATTAGAACAGCTTCTAAAACAAAAGCCTTTGATGTCTGTCAAACAGCTACGGGTTGGCTTCGCGATCAAGGGCGTATTTGGCAAAACTAAGAAATATATGATGGCGGTAAACGACGTTTCTTTTGAAGTTTATCCAGGGGAAACTTTAGGACTAGTAGGGGAATCTGGCTGTGGGAAATCTACTTTAGCCAGAACGTTGCTACGTTTGATTGAACCGATGGAAGGTGATGTTATGTTTGACGGCGACAACATTACTAATTTATCACTAAGAAGCCAGAAACTGCGATCGCTGCGCCGACAAATGCAGATTGTGTTCCAAAACCCCTATAATTCTCTTAATCCTAGGATCAATATTGGTAAAGCGATCGCCGAACCTTTAGTCGTGCATAACATCAAGTGCGATCGTCAAAAGAAGGTAGCCGAACTTTTAGAACGGGTTGGTTTAAATCCTAACATGATCGACCGTTATCCCCATGAATTTTCTGGTGGACAGAGACAACGAGTATGTATTGCCAGGGCGTTGGCATTAGAACCGCAATTTATTATTTGTGATGAGTCCGTTTCCGCCCTGGATGTTTCGGTACAGGCGCAGGTATTAAACCTACTCAAAGAACTACAGACCCAGATGGGCTTAACCTATATCTTTATCTCCCACGACTTAAGCGTGGTTAAATTTATGAGCGATCGCATCATCGTGATGAACAAGGGCAGAATCGAAGAGATCGGCACGTCAGAAGAAATCTATCGCAACCCCAAAACTGAGTATACTCGCAAATTAATTAATTCTATTCCTACAGGAGAATTAGATTGAGTTCATTTAATACCAATTTAAAATTAAAAATATGACACATCATTATTTGTAGGGGCGATTCGCCCTTACGATTAATCTATAATGAATACCGTTTAATTTAGTATAAATATTGCAACATCAAAGATACAGCGATTCTATTTTTTAAAGATTCTCACAATCAACACATGATGACTTTACTGGATTAGTAGACTTTGCCCACTCCTCTTTTAGCCAATCACGAACAAAAATCCCCATTTTTTTGCCCCCTAACACGCGATCGTTTTCATCTACCAGCCTGGGAGAACAATAGTGATCGTAAGTCCAAATTGTCCAGTTTATATTAGGTCGTTTGTTTAAAAATTCTTTCATCGGTTGACCAAATTCTGCCGTTGTCGCCTTGCCAAATTCCCACTCAGCATCGGCCTGCCAACCAAATTCAGTCATAAATATGGGAACGCGATCGGCTGCTTTACCAAATACTTGCTCCCAGTCATATTCTAAACCTAGTTCTTTGGACCAACTTTTTTCCATTCCCCCATAGGTGTGATTGACATAAGCGAGATTGTTGCCCTCAAAAGGATATTCAGGGGCAAATTGAATAATTTGCGCCCATAGAGGAGAAGCAATCAAAATAATGTTGTCTGGGGCTTGTTCTCTTCTTAAATCTACCCACTTTTGCGCAACATCGCGCCAATTTTGCCAATTTTCCGCAGTTAGCAGTTTGGGATAACCAGGTTCATTATAAAGCTCAAAAATAACGTTGGGATAATTGCTAAAGCGGGGTGCCATATAACGCCAAAAATCTTTGGTTTTTTGCTGTGTTTGTGGTGATCGCCAGTCTGCGCCCTCATCGCCGTCTACTGCGTGCCAATCGACAATGCAATAAAAATTTCAACTAGTTAAAGATTTAGTTCTAATTAATTGGAGAAGTGAAAGCTAAATTTAGCTTGGGACTTATATTTAGATGAGATCGCCTTTTTTGGTTATGTCTTTGAGTAAAGAAGCGATCGCTCATCTATTTAAATATTCTATGAAAATATGAATAATTTAGAATCTAGAATTGCAATTCTCAAGCAAAAGCTAATTAATAATCCTAGATTAAATCCACCAATAGGATTAGAAAAAGTGCTTGAACTAGAAAAGAAATACGAAATAGAATTGCCTGCCGAGTATAGAGCTTTTATAACTACCGTTGGCGATGGTGGATTAGGTTTATTAAGTCTGGAATGTTCTTTAGAAAACCTAGTTATATTAGGTAATAATTGTTTGGTATTAAGTGCTAATTATTTAGTTAGTAATGATTTTTTCAGAACTCCATTTATTCATACTTCAGCTTATATTCCTAATGACGATCCGTATTTTATAGAATTAGAAGAAAAATGTGATCGCAAAGAAATAACAGAGTCAGAATTTGATGCAGCTTATTATTATACAGCCGCAGGAACAATGATTATCAGTGATGAAGGATGCGGTTACTATGAACGTTTGCTAATTACTGGTCCAACAAGAGGACAAATTTGGGCAGATGGAGAGGTTACCGACCAAG
This sequence is a window from Coleofasciculaceae cyanobacterium. Protein-coding genes within it:
- a CDS encoding ABC transporter ATP-binding protein, giving the protein MTKPVLDVRHLQVQFTTESKPIVAVDHLNFQLSKGEKLGIVGESGSGKSVTSLAIMGLVPTPGRITQGKILFTPEGRSTVDLLQVNEAERRSYRGGEIAMIFQEPMSALNPVYDIGFQLTEAILLHQKVSSVEARIKAIALLQEVQLLPSDEELKQQCSQENPNYSDRELTNWINRRKQEILKRYPHELSGGQLQRVTIAMAISCNPAVLIADEPTTALDVTVQATILDLLRNLCQERGMALIFITHDLGVIAELVDSVAVMYLGKVVETGKIKSVFKQPQHPYTKGLLACRPRLDRRLQTLPTVVDFMDVSTTPEGEIKITEKRTDIEHKLNQVVTEAEQKSRLEQLLKQKPLMSVKQLRVGFAIKGVFGKTKKYMMAVNDVSFEVYPGETLGLVGESGCGKSTLARTLLRLIEPMEGDVMFDGDNITNLSLRSQKLRSLRRQMQIVFQNPYNSLNPRINIGKAIAEPLVVHNIKCDRQKKVAELLERVGLNPNMIDRYPHEFSGGQRQRVCIARALALEPQFIICDESVSALDVSVQAQVLNLLKELQTQMGLTYIFISHDLSVVKFMSDRIIVMNKGRIEEIGTSEEIYRNPKTEYTRKLINSIPTGELD
- a CDS encoding cellulase family glycosylhydrolase produces the protein MVDWHAVDGDEGADWRSPQTQQKTKDFWRYMAPRFSNYPNVIFELYNEPGYPKLLTAENWQNWRDVAQKWVDLRREQAPDNIILIASPLWAQIIQFAPEYPFEGNNLAYVNHTYGGMEKSWSKELGLEYDWEQVFGKAADRVPIFMTEFGWQADAEWEFGKATTAEFGQPMKEFLNKRPNINWTIWTYDHYCSPRLVDENDRVLGGKKMGIFVRDWLKEEWAKSTNPVKSSCVDCENL